A single Brassica rapa cultivar Chiifu-401-42 chromosome A04, CAAS_Brap_v3.01, whole genome shotgun sequence DNA region contains:
- the LOC103865591 gene encoding protein ALUMINUM SENSITIVE 3: MDLDWVSAFFKNNEWLIVYLKGMVKPAAALAVVLLAVALSYSQKLSLEGDMIYSVLRSFLQLSVIGFVLQFIFNQENAGWIILAYLFMVSVAGYTAGQRAKHVPRGKYVAGVSILAGTSITMFLLVVLNVFPFTPRYIIPVAGMMVGNAMTVTGVTMKQLRDDIKMQLNLVETALALGATPRQATLQQVKRALVISLSPVLDSCKTVGLISLPGAMTGMIMGGASPLEAIQLQIVVMNMMVGAATVSSIMCTYLCWPSFFTKAYQLQTRVFSS, encoded by the exons atGGATCTTGATTGGGTATCAGCTTTTTTCAAGAACAACGAATGGCTGATAGTGTATCTCAAAGGCATGGTAAAGCCTGCGGCGGCTCTCGCGGTTGTGCTTCTAGCCGTGGCTCTCTCCTACTCGCAGAAACTCTCTTTGGAAGGAGACATGATATACTCTGTTTTACGATCCTTTCTTCAGCTCTCTGTCATCGGATTCGTTCTTCAGTTCATCTTTAACCAAGAAAACGCCGGCTGGATCATCCTCGCTTACCTCTTCATG GTCTCTGTTGCCGGTTACACCGCCGGACAACGTGCAAAGCACGTGCCACGTGGAAAGTACGTGGCCGGAGTATCTATCCTCGCCGGAACTTCAATCACAATGttcctcctcgtcgtcctcaatGTCTTTCCTTTCACTCCTAGGTATATCATCCCTGTGGCCGGGATGATGGTCGGAAACGCCATGACGGTCACCGGAGTTACCATGAAACAGCTACGAGATGACATCAAGATGCAGCTAAACCTG GTTGAGACGGCATTGGCACTAGGAGCGACGCCAAGACAAGCGACGTTACAACAGGTGAAGAGAGCTTTGGTGATATCTCTATCTCCGGTTTTGGATAGCTGCAAAACCGTTGGTTTGATCTCGTTACCGGGAGCCATGACCGGTATGATAATGGGCGGTGCGTCGCCTCTTGAAGCTATCCAGCTACAGATAGTTGTGATGAACATGATGGTTGGAGCAGCAACCGTTAGTAGCATCATGTGTACCTATCTTTGTTGGCCATCTTTCTTCACTAAAGCATACCAGTTACAAACTCGTGTCTTCTCAAGTTGA
- the LOC103865592 gene encoding ABC transporter G family member 2, producing the protein MSGFLGKLSPTKRVVAGNNNDLPLFYSNSMERCPRDTPRVTATLGELLMNVDDASNDHRGLEMASPLTSSASSFNSWTSAPASSITSSPFVLSFTDLTYSVKIKKKFPPFCGNSSSNDSALNTKILLNGISGEAHEGEMMAVLGASGSGKSTLIDALANRIAKDSLRGSITLNGEVLESSLQKVISAYVMQDDLLFPMLTVEETLMFSAEFRLPRSLSKKKKKARVQSLIDQLGLRSAARTMIGDEGHRGISGGERRRVSIGIDIIHDPIILFLDEPTSGLDSTSAYMVIKVLQRIAQSGSIVIMSIHQPSYRIMGLLDRLIFLSRGNTVFSGSPTYLPQFFSEFDHPIPENENKTEFALDLIRELENSPEGTKKLVEYHKEWRAKQQAAARYYNNGITLKEAITASISKGKLVSGAATTTNSPSSFQTYANPFWIEMIVIGKRSVLNSMRQPELIGMRIGAVMVTGIILATMFTKLDNSPKGVQERLGFFAFAMSTTFYTCAEAIPVFLQERYIFMRETAYNAYRRSSYVLSQSIISIPSLIFLAACFAATTFFAVGLAGGASGFLFFFLTILASFWAGSSFVTFLSGVVSNVMLGFTVVVAILAYFLLFSGFFISRDRIPLYWIWFHYLSLVKYPYEGVLQNEFEDTTKCFVRGIQIFDNSPLGQFPNAVKLSLLKSMSGVLGINVTAETCVTTGIDILKQQGVTEISKWNCLWITVAWGFFFRVLFYFTLLIGSKNKRR; encoded by the coding sequence atgtctgGCTTTCTTGGAAAACTATCTCCAACCAAAAGGGTAGTAGCCGGCAACAATAATGATCTTCCTCTGTTTTATTCAAACTCCATGGAGAGATGTCCAAGAGACACGCCTAGAGTTACCGCCACACTCGGAGAGCTTCTCATGAACGTGGATGATGCAAGTAATGATCACCGGGGTTTAGAAATGGCCTCACCTCTCACTTCTTCAGCATCTTCTTTCAACTCATGGACCTCAGCTCCAGCTTCTTCTATAACCTCTTCCCCTTTTGTTCTTTCCTTCACCGACTTGACCTATAGCGTGAAGATCAAGAAAAAGTTTCCTCCCTTTTGCGGAAACTCATCATCAAATGATTCCGCCTTGAACACCAAGATACTACTGAATGGTATCTCAGGCGAAGCCCACGAAGGGGAGATGATGGCTGTTCTTGGAGCAAGTGGGTCAGGTAAGTCAACGCTCATCGATGCATTAGCCAACCGTATAGCCAAAGACAGCCTCAGAGGCTCCATCACCTTAAACGGAGAGGTTCTTGAGTCCAGCCTCCAGAAAGTCATATCGGCTTACGTGATGCAAGACGACCTTCTCTTCCCTATGCTCACCGTTGAGGAGACTCTAATGTTCTCAGCAGAGTTCAGGCTCCCTCGCTCCCtctccaagaagaagaagaaagcaagaGTACAATCTTTAATCGACCAACTAGGTCTAAGAAGTGCGGCAAGAACCATGATTGGTGATGAAGGACATAGAGGGATATCTGGAGGAGAAAGGAGACGTGTTTCGATTGGGATCGACATCATCCACGACCCGATTATACTCTTTCTCGACGAGCCAACCTCAGGGTTGGACTCTACAAGTGCCTACATGGTCATCAAAGTGTTACAAAGAATCGCGCAAAGTGGTAGCATAGTCATCATGTCCATCCACCAGCCTAGCTACAGAATCATGGGCTTGCTAGACAGACTAATCTTCCTTTCTAGAGGAAACACAGTCTTCAGCGGCTCGCCGACATACCTCCCTCAATTCTTCTCCGAATTCGACCATCCTATCCCTGAGAACGAGAACAAAACAGAGTTTGCTCTCGATCTCATCCGGGAGCTGGAGAATTCCCCAGAAGGAACCAAGAAACTCGTCGAGTACCACAAGGAATGGCGGGCGAAACAACAAGCAGCAGCGCGCTACTACAACAACGGTATCACTCTCAAAGAAGCGATCACCGCGAGCATCTCCAAAGGGAAACTCGTCTCCggagcagcaacaacaacaaactctCCCTCCTCATTCCAAACTTACGCGAATCCCTTCTGGATCGAAATGATCGTTATCGGCAAACGCTCTGTACTCAACTCGATGAGGCAGCCCGAACTCATCGGGATGCGCATAGGAGCTGTAATGGTCACTGGAATCATATTAGCCACGATGTTCACGAAACTAGACAACTCCCCCAAAGGAGTCCAAGAGCGTCTAGGCTTCTTCGCCTTCGCGATGTCCACCACGTTCTACACGTGCGCGGAGGCCATCCCGGTCTTTCTCCAAGAGCGTTACATCTTCATGAGAGAGACCGCTTACAACGCGTACCGCAGATCCTCCTACGTCCTCTCACAGTCCATTATCTCAATCCCTTCTCTCATATTCCTCGCCGCGTGCTTCGCAGCCACCACTTTCTTCGCCGTCGGTCTCGCCGGAGGCGCCAgcggcttcctcttcttcttcctcaccaTCTTGGCTTCCTTCTGGGCCGGAAGCTCCTTCGTGACGTTCCTATCCGGCGTCGTATCGAACGTGATGCTCGGATTCACTGTTGTTGTAGCCATCCTCGCTTACTTCCTCCTCTTCTCTGGATTCTTCATCTCTCGTGACCGTATCCCTCTCTACTGGATCTGGTTCCATTACCTATCCTTAGTGAAGTACCCTTACGAAGGGGTTTTGCAGAACGAGTTTGAAGATACGACCAAGTGTTTTGTCCGAGGGATTCAGATATTCGATAACTCGCCGCTGGGGCAGTTTCCGAACGCTGTGAAGCTGAGTTTGTTGAAGAGTATGAGCGGTGTTTTGGGGATTAATGTGACGGCGGAGACGTGTGTGACGACGGGGATTGATATTTTGAAGCAGCAGGGGGTTACGGAGATTAGTAAGTGGAATTGCTTGTGGATCACGGTTGCGTGGGGGTTCTTCTTTAGGGTTTTGTTTTACTTCACGTTGTTGATTGGAAGTAAGAACAAACGGAGGTGA